The genomic region tatatttgccTTTTCCAAGATTTAGAAATACTCACAAGGCAAGGCACCTTCGAGTGGGACTCGACCCCCCTCGTGAGGGTCCATCAGCAGTGATCGAAATCTCCTCAGGTGGTTAAAACTGTAGGACCACCAAAAGTAAACGTTCTTAATCATTTAAGCTCTGAGTCGTTTGCAAAACTCTTTTGACATGTCCACATTTTGGCTACTTTGATTTAGTGTGTGAGATCTATATCGGAATTGCATGCTTActcaatgaaaaacaaaaacgaaataAGATGATAGTGAGGATGGAGTAATGAACattctattttcattttttctttactAGAAAATATTACATTGTGCAATCAAATCTCCAGACAACATTACACAACGGCCACAACCCACCATTACACAGCGGCCGAAATCCACAACCCATTGAAACTTGGCAAGAACACATCAACCGACTTACCAAAGAATTACAAATGAGAACACAAATTACTGGCAGATAGACACGAACTCTCCCCATTCCCGTGATTCGAGCCACAAGTCTGGATGTGAACAGTCAGGAGTCTGCAATGCCTCAGATCTTCTCCCACAGGCTCCTTCTTTGTAACTGTACCGGGACAATAACATGACAGTTAACAAGGACGGAGTTTACTATGAATCCTTTCCACCAGAGGCGCggttaaaaaatgaaaatgaacatatatgagAGTTCGGATTACAATACAAGATATAGTGCCACCATTAGCGCAGCGAACAGAGTGCCTGCCTTAACGAGGTACTCTCTTCCGACTTAGTATTTCCTGTTCTTTTAGTCTATGCTGGAATCTTGCAAGGCGGGCTTGAAGGCTAACCAGACCGGCTGCCTTGCGGGAAAGAGCAAAGCTCAACTGGGTCACATAGTTGTCTATGAGGCTGCCCGGTTGGTCCACTTCTGCCAACAGTTTCATTTCCTGGCAACCAAACACGGATGAGCACCATGTGAAAAGATGAAAGAAAGTCATTCAAAATTCATATACATACAAAATCAAACAATACTTATAACAGAGAGTTTGGATATTATGTACGACTGAAAATAGCAAATTAAAATATCTTTAAAAGGAAAAGACGAAATTTTCACTTACTTCGCGAACAATTTCCATTGTATCCTCAATTTCTTTTCTATGGGCAGCAATTAGGGCCTCTTCTTCCTAGAACAGTCCAAAGAGATCAAAAGATTAGCTAAAGGTGCAGGAGACTTGAAAAAGAACTACCCAATTAAATGACACACCACGAGTACCAACCATGAGAATAGCATTGATATTCCCATCAGGAAGTTCAGGCTCAGATTGTCTGGACCCAGCATTGCTTGTGTTATAGGTTCCTGTACTTTGCTGCTTAGAGCTTGTAGTGGAAAGATCCGAGCCACCTCTTTTCACCCAGTTACCCAACCTTTCTGATTTTTCATCCTTGGTTACTTTCCTACGAGGTGGTGATGCCTTTTGTACTTTCTCTTCTGTATCAACCAAGTTTTGGGAATAATAGGGCATCTTCTGACTGTAATTATCACTGTAAGAATTATTCATTTCAAATCTCTCCCTGTCCATTGAAGCAGAAGCCATCCGACTTTCTTCCCGGACATTGATGGGATTACTTGATGATGACTTTGCAGGCTCCTTGTCAAACTCTGGAGTAGGAGGGATATATGAGACACTTTCTTTCTCCATGGCTCTTCTACCTGTATCAGCTACTTTAACTTCTTGATGTTGCTCACGGACATTCTCTACCTCAGCAGAAACCAGTGTAGAAGATGCTGATGAAACATCCTTATTAGCTGGTGGTAATGAATTTATGGCTTGATCCTTTCTAGCATTGCCACCTTTTGAAAGACTTTTCACCCTGTTCGTTTAAAATTaatcttttagttttttttgaaaacttaaattaatcCTTTAGTTTGAAACATAAGTGTAATCATTAAGCACTAGCAAAGTAATTAAGGTTAATTAAGTTGAAAATAGAATTAGGCATACCGATCTGCATATCTCAAAGTATTAAGTGTATGCTCGCATGACCCTGCATTTGGAGAAATGCAAGATATCATAACAGTCCTCGAATTTCCAACAAAGGAGTCACGGAGCACTTCCGTGAGTTTGCTTCCACGGAAAGGTATATGGATCTGGTCATTGTCCAGGGCACGAATGCACTCCTTTAGTGCCAAAAGGCTCTTGTTAATTTCTGCTCCTTCAATTCTGCAATAACCCATTTTAATTCAAGAAAATGCAGTTGTCAGTAAATCATCATGCCAGTATAAGACTTGCATTACAATGAATGCGAAAAATAATGGTTAATTTCTATAGCCTAAGAAGCATTATCCTGATGGAAGAGGTACAGCCCAAAACAAGATAAAGCAGAAGATTACCTTGTTTGTCGGTCATTATCAGTGGTGTCCGCACCTCTTTCACTACCAGCAAGATCAATAAAAGAGATCTTTCCCACGACCTTCCCACTTCTAGATTCATTTACATCAATGTTTCGCCTGGAATCTTTTACCTCACTGTGCTTTTTAACTACAAGTTGTAAAATAGCATGAGACCTAGAAGACTCCTCATTAGCACCAGTCGACCCAGTACTTCTAGCAGCATTCCCCCTCTCAATAAATTCTTTAACAATTTGTACATCTGAAACTTCAAATTCTTGAAGTCCAACAATGCAAACTTGTTGTCGTCCATCTTCTCTCATACATATTTTCCTATTACAAAGAAATGAAGTCATTCATGTCATAATGTAGTTATATAATTACACCACCAAGAACCAAAATTCACATCTACAATAAACATGTACAATATTATGTATATCTAAAAGGCATGCAAAGAAATGTGTTGCatataaaagaagaagatgCTCAATGCATGTCAAACCCAGAATTGCACAAATCATCCATAGAATCTGACTTGTGGGGTTGTCTGGTGTCGGCAGTTTTTTGGAACATTTGGTTGGAGCGTAACAAAAGATTTTTTGAGGATTATTCTGGTGTGGGGGTAGCAGATCTATGGGGAAGAGTAAGATATTGGGCAGCCCTCTGGGCTTCAGTTTCGAATGATtttaagaattactctctttctcACATACTGTGGGATATGTTAGCAGCCGTAAAGTGATTTTGATTGAGGTTTTGCTACTTGTAATCAGATCCTCTTGagagattttcttgttttgttcttggtggatttcttatccacttcTGTCTAATTCcacttttctattttaataaaatgttatagtttcttctcaaaaaaaaatccatagaATCTGACTTGCACCCAGTCTTATACTCATCTAGACAATTATAGTGCACTAACAAAGCCTATTCCCCAAGGTATCTACAAGCCTATACCTCCTCTAAAGAGGAGATCTCGAGTTCAAATGTAGTAgcaatttaaacttaaaaattaaaaagaaacaaatgaaaCAGTGAACTTAAATATGTTCataacattaaaataaaagaaccaATGAAGCAAAGAGATATACTTCCTATCACTGAGAAGATCAAAGAGCTTTCCGCCATAAATCTCAAAATAGCTAAGCCACAATTTGAATCTCTGGTTACGGTAAACTGGCTGATGTAACAATCTGACGAGGTCTTCTGCCGCTCTGATAGGTAACGGTTGCATTGTGAATGTCTTACCACTACCTATAATTCAAATCTCATTAGTACTTTAATAATGCAGACATTTAGCTTTGTTGAAAAGGATCACATAGCAACAAGTAAAGCCATTAATATAACGTCTCAGATCTAAACTCCAGTTTCCTtgctcctttttcttttattgttcCTTTACTAAACAAAATGAGTAGAGCTAACAAGCATGAACGCCTGAATTTTGTCCAAAGGTAACTTTGTGAAAGTATATAAAGCTAAAGGAAGGAGGACCAACTTAGCACTCAAACTCAGTCTAGGAAGGAATTTAATATGCTTTTagaattataattatttaaGTACATATCACAAGGTCAGTATAATTAATAACTCTACCAATGAAAAGACACTGCATTTTGATGACTTGTCTAATACACATACGGACAAAGAATAAAGTATAAACTGATAATCACGTATTGTACTAAGGGAAGACCATATGAACCACCTACCTGTTTGACCATATGCAAAACATGTAGCCTTTGTTCGCTCAAAAATTATGGGAATAATTGGTTCTACAGTAGCCCGATATACCTATTCCAGAAAGAATATAAAATCATCAAACTTTTTCTATCCAACTGAGAATATTAGGTCAACATATGCAGTAGCACACAAGGACCATGCCCAATATACCTACAGTAGCACACAAGGACCATGCCCAAACATTAAAGGAATATTAGGTCAACATATGCAGTctacataaaaaatttcagtCTACCGATTAACAGTTACCTCATCATTTGAAACTTGCTCGTTCAGTACagcatcaaaacaaaattcatgCTTCTCCACGTATGCAGTCAAGTCCACCTATCATATGAGAACAAAAAGTAAAACCCAAAGAAAATATGTGAGGAAAGAGACTTCAATCCCAAAACAAAATTCACCTAAAAGTTAAGTAGCATCTGGTGCCTCGTGAATGATGAGAACAAACCTTTAGTTTGGGTTCATGGACTGTCAAATAAGCATTGTCATACACGGTTACAATATCCTCCTCCTTCCGTGAAAGCTCCTTCTTGTTCAAAGGTCTTTTGCGTACCTAATATAACCATTAGAACACAAATCTTTCAAAATTTCCATGAAA from Pyrus communis chromosome 4, drPyrComm1.1, whole genome shotgun sequence harbors:
- the LOC137730514 gene encoding kinesin-like protein KIN-13A isoform X1 gives rise to the protein MGGQMQQSNAAAATALYDHVTGAAAGPLHNAGLAGDAGDAVMARWLQSAGLQHLASPAATGIDNRLLPNLLMQGYGAQSAEEKQRLFKLMRNLNFNGESGSEPYTPTAHSSGGAALDGLYSPEFRGDFGAGLLDLHAMDDTELLSEHVISEPFEPSPFMPGGKAFEDELNLTSNRQQRVLPDPDPSIPFAQSEKESTKENNVAKIKVVVRKRPLNKKELSRKEEDIVTVYDNAYLTVHEPKLKVDLTAYVEKHEFCFDAVLNEQVSNDEVYRATVEPIIPIIFERTKATCFAYGQTGSGKTFTMQPLPIRAAEDLVRLLHQPVYRNQRFKLWLSYFEIYGGKLFDLLSDRKKICMREDGRQQVCIVGLQEFEVSDVQIVKEFIERGNAARSTGSTGANEESSRSHAILQLVVKKHSEVKDSRRNIDVNESRSGKVVGKISFIDLAGSERGADTTDNDRQTRIEGAEINKSLLALKECIRALDNDQIHIPFRGSKLTEVLRDSFVGNSRTVMISCISPNAGSCEHTLNTLRYADRVKSLSKGGNARKDQAINSLPPANKDVSSASSTLVSAEVENVREQHQEVKVADTGRRAMEKESVSYIPPTPEFDKEPAKSSSSNPINVREESRMASASMDRERFEMNNSYSDNYSQKMPYYSQNLVDTEEKVQKASPPRRKVTKDEKSERLGNWVKRGGSDLSTTSSKQQSTGTYNTSNAGSRQSEPELPDGNINAILMEEEALIAAHRKEIEDTMEIVREEMKLLAEVDQPGSLIDNYVTQLSFALSRKAAGLVSLQARLARFQHRLKEQEILSRKRVPR
- the LOC137730514 gene encoding kinesin-like protein KIN-13A isoform X2, encoding MPGGKAFEDELNLTSNRQQRVLPDPDPSIPFAQSEKESTKENNVAKIKVVVRKRPLNKKELSRKEEDIVTVYDNAYLTVHEPKLKVDLTAYVEKHEFCFDAVLNEQVSNDEVYRATVEPIIPIIFERTKATCFAYGQTGSGKTFTMQPLPIRAAEDLVRLLHQPVYRNQRFKLWLSYFEIYGGKLFDLLSDRKKICMREDGRQQVCIVGLQEFEVSDVQIVKEFIERGNAARSTGSTGANEESSRSHAILQLVVKKHSEVKDSRRNIDVNESRSGKVVGKISFIDLAGSERGADTTDNDRQTRIEGAEINKSLLALKECIRALDNDQIHIPFRGSKLTEVLRDSFVGNSRTVMISCISPNAGSCEHTLNTLRYADRVKSLSKGGNARKDQAINSLPPANKDVSSASSTLVSAEVENVREQHQEVKVADTGRRAMEKESVSYIPPTPEFDKEPAKSSSSNPINVREESRMASASMDRERFEMNNSYSDNYSQKMPYYSQNLVDTEEKVQKASPPRRKVTKDEKSERLGNWVKRGGSDLSTTSSKQQSTGTYNTSNAGSRQSEPELPDGNINAILMEEEALIAAHRKEIEDTMEIVREEMKLLAEVDQPGSLIDNYVTQLSFALSRKAAGLVSLQARLARFQHRLKEQEILSRKRVPR